From Paramagnetospirillum magnetotacticum MS-1, one genomic window encodes:
- a CDS encoding TRAP transporter small permease yields MTELLYPPAERRAHDVIDWWLNRAAEAMAWTGGATLIAMVIMSLISIISRKLGFQPVNGDVEMMQMGNAIAAAAFIPLCTLRGDHLRVEFFTEGFRPKVKRRFDAVGDSLLALVLAVLAWRTGFQALDGQDTGEVSPLLAVPLWIPVMLMVPSLALTGICAIYRTIVEFTVGLETPS; encoded by the coding sequence ATGACGGAACTTCTCTATCCGCCGGCCGAGCGGAGGGCTCACGACGTCATCGACTGGTGGCTAAACCGCGCCGCCGAGGCTATGGCCTGGACGGGTGGAGCCACCCTGATCGCCATGGTGATCATGTCGCTGATCTCCATCATCAGCCGCAAGCTGGGCTTCCAGCCCGTCAACGGCGACGTGGAAATGATGCAGATGGGCAACGCCATCGCCGCAGCCGCCTTCATCCCACTGTGCACGCTTCGGGGCGATCACCTGCGCGTCGAGTTCTTCACCGAAGGTTTCCGGCCCAAGGTGAAGCGCCGCTTCGACGCGGTGGGCGATTCCCTGTTGGCCCTGGTCCTGGCGGTGCTGGCCTGGCGCACCGGCTTCCAGGCCCTGGACGGTCAGGATACCGGCGAGGTATCGCCCCTGCTGGCCGTGCCTCTGTGGATACCCGTCATGCTGATGGTGCCCAGTCTGGCACTGACCGGCATCTGCGCCATCTACCGCACCATCGTCGAATTCACCGTTGGACTGGAGACACCGTCATGA
- a CDS encoding TRAP transporter substrate-binding protein encodes MRIKKTVLSLAVLALGAMASAPAVRAADEVILKFAHFLPPVAPAHAQVIGPWCDKVAAESNNRIKCQIFPAMQLGGTPSQLVDQVRNGVADIVWTAPGYSAGRFPAIEALELPFMVANALDGSRMTWDYYNQYAKDEFAAYKVLAVHIDGGGLFHTAATDVKSLAEVKGLKLRTPTRLAAKTLQSLGGVPVSMPPSQVADAIAKGVVDGGLLPWELMRPTKIDEVTKYHIAPPAGRPFPVATVLSVLMNKAKYDSLPADLKAVIDRNSGPVLVEAFGKVWDDVTASNLKYAATIPGTVVSNLEPAAYQAMRDAAKPVEDEWVKDVGARKLDGQALASGARALSAKYFPAQN; translated from the coding sequence ATGCGTATCAAGAAAACCGTCCTCAGCCTTGCCGTCCTGGCCCTTGGCGCCATGGCTTCGGCCCCGGCTGTTCGGGCCGCAGACGAGGTCATTCTGAAATTCGCCCATTTCCTGCCGCCAGTGGCCCCTGCGCATGCCCAGGTGATCGGCCCGTGGTGCGATAAGGTCGCCGCCGAGTCCAACAACCGCATCAAGTGTCAGATCTTCCCCGCCATGCAGTTGGGTGGCACGCCGTCGCAACTGGTGGATCAGGTGAGGAACGGCGTGGCCGACATCGTGTGGACGGCGCCCGGATACTCCGCGGGCCGTTTCCCGGCCATCGAGGCCCTGGAATTGCCCTTCATGGTGGCCAATGCCCTGGATGGCAGCCGCATGACCTGGGACTACTACAACCAGTACGCCAAGGACGAATTCGCCGCCTATAAGGTGCTGGCGGTGCATATCGATGGCGGCGGGCTGTTCCACACCGCCGCGACCGACGTGAAGAGCCTGGCCGAGGTCAAGGGCCTCAAGCTGCGCACCCCCACCCGTCTGGCCGCCAAGACCCTGCAGTCTCTGGGCGGCGTTCCGGTTTCCATGCCGCCATCCCAGGTGGCCGACGCCATCGCCAAGGGCGTGGTCGATGGCGGCCTGCTGCCGTGGGAACTGATGCGACCCACCAAGATCGACGAGGTCACCAAGTACCATATCGCTCCGCCCGCTGGCCGTCCCTTCCCGGTGGCCACCGTCCTGTCGGTGCTGATGAACAAGGCCAAGTACGACTCGCTGCCCGCTGATCTGAAGGCGGTCATCGACCGCAATTCCGGCCCCGTTCTGGTGGAGGCCTTTGGCAAGGTCTGGGACGACGTCACCGCCTCCAACCTGAAATACGCCGCCACCATCCCCGGCACCGTGGTCAGCAATCTTGAACCTGCCGCCTATCAGGCCATGCGCGACGCGGCCAAGCCGGTGGAAGACGAATGGGTCAAGGACGTCGGCGCCCGCAAGCTGGACGGTCAGGCTCTGGCCTCGGGCGCCCGCGCGCTGTCGGCCAAGTACTTCCCGGCCCAGAACTGA
- the hpaR gene encoding homoprotocatechuate degradation operon regulator HpaR: protein MSTEIFHPNLPLLLAQAREEIISRFRPILNHFGVTEQQWRILRVLRHSEPLEPRQICEICLFLSPSLTGVLARMEEMDLVRKERVESDHRRVMVHMTDKSRALVDAAIPLITEQYRFIEDVIGAKQTAELYDVLTKLTALHGAAIPLVKLPPK from the coding sequence TTGAGCACCGAGATTTTTCATCCCAATCTGCCGCTGCTGCTGGCCCAGGCCCGTGAAGAGATCATTTCGCGCTTCCGGCCCATCCTCAATCACTTCGGGGTGACCGAGCAGCAATGGCGCATCCTGCGCGTTCTGCGCCATTCCGAGCCCCTGGAGCCGCGCCAAATCTGCGAGATATGCCTGTTTTTGAGCCCCAGCCTGACCGGCGTCCTGGCCCGCATGGAAGAGATGGATCTGGTCAGGAAGGAAAGGGTGGAAAGCGATCATCGCCGGGTGATGGTCCATATGACCGACAAAAGCCGGGCCCTGGTGGACGCCGCCATTCCCCTGATCACCGAGCAGTACCGCTTTATCGAAGACGTCATTGGCGCCAAGCAGACGGCCGAGCTATACGATGTGCTGACGAAACTGACGGCGCTGCACGGTGCCGCCATTCCCCTGGTCAAACTGCCGCCCAAGTGA
- a CDS encoding aspartate aminotransferase family protein, whose protein sequence is MFPDNLLAVFDRTDVIFEHGEGAWLTAADGRRFLDFGAGVAVNALGHAHPRLVAALGEQAGKLWHCSNLYRVPGQERVAQRLVDASFADTAFFCNTGAEAMELVIKIARRYHHCAGHPERNRIIACTGSFHGRTIATLAAAGTAKYLEGFGPVAQGFDHVPYGDLEAVQGAIGSNTAAILVEPVQGEGGIRPGDPAYLRGLRALADEFGLLLLMDEVQTGIGRTGKLFAHEWSGIAPDVMGLAKGLGGGFPVGAVLATEKAAACMTPGTHGCTFGGNPLAMAVAEAVLDEIMAPGFLDRVQAVAAMLRGKLDDLARRYPQAIAEVRGQGLMLGLKTVPLNTEFNAKLFAAGLLAVGAGDNVVRLVPPLIIGEAEVVRAVEIIEGVCASFS, encoded by the coding sequence ATGTTTCCTGACAATCTTCTGGCGGTCTTCGACCGCACCGATGTGATCTTCGAGCATGGCGAGGGGGCATGGCTGACCGCCGCTGATGGCCGCCGCTTCCTGGATTTCGGCGCGGGCGTGGCGGTGAATGCTTTGGGCCATGCCCATCCCCGACTGGTGGCGGCCCTGGGCGAGCAGGCGGGCAAGCTGTGGCATTGCTCCAATCTCTACCGGGTGCCGGGGCAGGAGCGGGTGGCCCAGCGGCTGGTCGATGCGTCCTTCGCCGACACGGCATTCTTCTGCAATACCGGCGCCGAGGCCATGGAGCTGGTGATCAAGATCGCCCGGCGTTACCACCACTGCGCAGGCCATCCCGAGCGCAACCGCATCATCGCCTGCACGGGCAGCTTTCACGGCCGCACCATCGCCACCCTGGCGGCGGCGGGAACGGCGAAATATCTGGAAGGCTTTGGCCCGGTGGCCCAGGGCTTCGACCATGTGCCCTATGGCGATCTGGAGGCGGTGCAGGGCGCCATCGGGTCCAATACCGCCGCCATCCTGGTGGAGCCGGTCCAAGGCGAGGGCGGCATCCGTCCGGGCGATCCCGCCTATCTGCGGGGCCTGCGGGCGCTGGCCGACGAGTTCGGCCTGCTGCTGCTCATGGATGAGGTACAGACCGGCATCGGACGGACGGGCAAGCTGTTCGCCCATGAATGGTCGGGCATCGCGCCCGATGTCATGGGACTTGCCAAGGGGCTGGGCGGGGGCTTTCCGGTGGGCGCCGTTCTGGCGACGGAAAAAGCGGCGGCCTGCATGACGCCCGGCACCCATGGCTGCACCTTCGGCGGCAATCCCCTGGCCATGGCGGTGGCCGAGGCGGTGCTTGACGAGATCATGGCCCCCGGCTTTCTGGACCGCGTCCAGGCGGTGGCCGCGATGCTGCGCGGCAAGCTGGATGACCTTGCCCGCCGCTATCCCCAGGCGATTGCCGAAGTGCGCGGCCAGGGCCTGATGCTGGGCCTCAAGACCGTGCCGCTGAACACCGAGTTCAACGCCAAGCTGTTCGCCGCCGGTCTGCTGGCGGTGGGCGCGGGCGACAATGTGGTGCGTCTGGTGCCGCCCCTGATCATCGGCGAGGCCGAGGTGGTCCGCGCGGTGGAGATCATTGAAGGGGTCTGCGCCAGCTTCAGCTGA
- a CDS encoding GlcG/HbpS family heme-binding protein yields the protein MTEEQALAAVQAAIAKARAMGVKVTAVAVDAGGHLKALIRMDGAPFHGVTISTDKARTAAGFGKPTAQWKDRIGGRPHVLEGLSGRDGFIPIGGGVPVLKDGAVTGAIGISGATEDEDCEIAAAGLMAIS from the coding sequence ATGACCGAGGAACAGGCCCTGGCCGCCGTTCAGGCCGCCATCGCCAAGGCGCGCGCCATGGGCGTCAAGGTCACCGCCGTGGCGGTGGATGCGGGCGGCCATCTCAAAGCCTTGATCCGCATGGACGGAGCCCCCTTTCACGGCGTCACCATCTCCACCGACAAGGCCCGCACCGCAGCCGGATTCGGCAAGCCCACCGCGCAGTGGAAGGACCGCATCGGGGGCCGCCCTCATGTGCTGGAGGGCCTTTCGGGGCGGGATGGTTTCATTCCCATCGGTGGGGGCGTGCCGGTGCTCAAAGACGGCGCGGTCACAGGCGCCATCGGCATATCGGGCGCCACCGAGGATGAGGATTGCGAGATCGCCGCTGCCGGGCTGATGGCGATCAGCTGA
- a CDS encoding NAD-dependent succinate-semialdehyde dehydrogenase → MTDLDASLLKTHAYIDGHWAEADDGRRFDVLDPATGHLLASVPDMGGAETRRAIEAAEMAWGPWRRRTAKERAAILMAWFEQIIAHKDALARLLSAEQGKPLPEAQGEIVYGAAFIQWFAEEGKRAYGDLIPTTASDRRLLVMKQPIGVVAAVTPWNFPMAMITRKCAPALAAGCPVVVKPAEDTPLSALALAELAERAGLPRGVFNIVTTRQPGAVGGEMTANPLVRKLSFTGSTRVGKMLMAQCAETVKKVSLELGGNAPFIVFDDCDLDAAVAGALASKYRNSGQTCICTNRFLVQAGVYEEFGRKLAEKAAAMVVGHALKGPVQQGPLINAAAVAKVASHVADAVSKGARVLTGGRPHELGGGFWQPTVLADVTAQMLCFQEETFGPVAPLVRFETEEEAVELANASQFGLAGYFYSRDLARVFRVAEAMECGMVGVNESLISNEVAPFGGIKESGLGREGSKYGLDDFMETKYVCIGGLS, encoded by the coding sequence GTGACCGACCTCGACGCCAGCCTGCTCAAGACCCATGCCTATATCGACGGACATTGGGCGGAGGCCGATGACGGACGCCGTTTCGACGTGCTCGATCCCGCCACCGGCCACTTGCTGGCCAGCGTCCCCGACATGGGCGGCGCCGAAACACGCCGCGCCATTGAGGCCGCGGAAATGGCCTGGGGCCCCTGGCGGCGGCGCACCGCCAAGGAACGGGCCGCGATTCTGATGGCCTGGTTCGAACAAATCATCGCCCACAAGGATGCCCTGGCCCGCCTGCTGTCGGCCGAGCAGGGCAAGCCGCTGCCCGAGGCCCAGGGCGAGATCGTCTATGGCGCGGCCTTCATCCAGTGGTTCGCCGAGGAGGGCAAGCGCGCCTATGGCGATCTTATCCCCACCACGGCCAGCGACCGCCGTCTGTTGGTGATGAAGCAGCCCATCGGCGTGGTGGCGGCGGTGACGCCCTGGAACTTTCCCATGGCCATGATCACCCGCAAATGCGCGCCCGCTTTGGCCGCCGGTTGCCCGGTTGTCGTCAAGCCCGCCGAGGATACGCCGCTTTCCGCCTTGGCCCTGGCCGAACTGGCCGAGAGAGCCGGACTGCCGAGGGGAGTGTTCAACATCGTCACCACCCGCCAGCCCGGCGCGGTGGGGGGCGAGATGACCGCCAACCCGCTCGTGCGCAAGCTGTCCTTCACCGGTTCGACCCGCGTGGGCAAGATGCTGATGGCCCAATGCGCCGAGACGGTGAAGAAGGTCAGTCTTGAACTGGGCGGAAATGCGCCCTTCATCGTCTTCGACGATTGCGATCTGGATGCCGCCGTGGCGGGGGCATTGGCCTCGAAATACCGCAATTCCGGCCAGACCTGCATCTGCACCAACCGCTTCCTGGTTCAGGCGGGTGTCTACGAGGAGTTTGGCCGCAAGTTGGCTGAAAAGGCTGCCGCCATGGTGGTGGGGCACGCCTTGAAGGGGCCGGTGCAGCAAGGCCCGCTGATCAACGCGGCCGCTGTCGCCAAGGTCGCCTCGCATGTGGCCGACGCGGTATCCAAGGGCGCGCGGGTGCTGACTGGCGGCAGGCCCCATGAACTGGGCGGCGGCTTCTGGCAGCCCACGGTGCTGGCCGATGTGACGGCCCAAATGCTGTGCTTCCAGGAGGAGACCTTCGGCCCTGTGGCGCCGCTGGTGCGCTTCGAGACCGAGGAGGAGGCCGTGGAACTGGCCAATGCCTCGCAATTCGGACTGGCCGGATACTTTTACTCCCGCGATCTGGCCCGGGTCTTCCGGGTGGCCGAGGCCATGGAATGCGGCATGGTCGGAGTCAACGAATCCCTCATCTCCAACGAGGTCGCGCCCTTCGGCGGCATCAAGGAATCCGGCCTGGGCCGCGAGGGCTCCAAATACGGGTTGGATGACTTCATGGAGACCAAATACGTCTGCATCGGAGGTTTGTCATGA
- the hpaR gene encoding homoprotocatechuate degradation operon regulator HpaR yields MSAKQSSSPDELTRLRAITRSLPLALLKAREDVMAGFRPNLRSHDITEQQWRALKSLAQTGEMRAGQLSRASLISMPSLTRIIRTLEKQGLIERRPEERDQRAALLSLTEKGHELVLSVSHAAEKRYDEIVAAFGLDRLERLHLMLEELSEALTR; encoded by the coding sequence ATGTCCGCTAAGCAATCCTCTTCTCCCGACGAGCTGACGCGCCTCAGGGCCATTACGAGGTCATTGCCGCTGGCCTTGCTCAAGGCGCGCGAGGATGTGATGGCGGGCTTTCGCCCCAATCTGCGCAGCCACGACATCACCGAACAGCAGTGGCGGGCCTTGAAGTCTTTGGCCCAGACCGGCGAGATGCGGGCCGGGCAGTTGTCGCGGGCCAGCCTGATCAGCATGCCCAGCCTGACCCGGATCATCCGCACCTTGGAGAAACAGGGACTGATCGAGCGCCGCCCGGAAGAACGCGACCAGCGCGCGGCGTTGCTGTCCCTGACCGAGAAGGGCCATGAGCTGGTCCTGTCGGTCAGCCATGCGGCGGAAAAGCGCTATGACGAGATCGTCGCCGCCTTCGGCCTGGACCGGCTGGAACGGCTGCACCTCATGCTCGAAGAGCTTTCCGAGGCCTTGACCCGCTAG
- a CDS encoding alpha-E domain-containing protein: MTELLARNADCIVWLARYMERAENLARILGVAETFARDRAGRNWLAVVQINADEERFFARHRVADARTVPHFYILDPDNPNSILSSIKAARENARTLRPMISIEMWRQINRMNTWMGGLSDNAVAPANLAALCEEIKEACQLHVGITEGTFYRDQAHYFYHLGKSIERADQTTRLLDIKYHTLLPRPEDVGSALDISHWNALLKAVAGYQASRRVLAGKITPRSVAAFLLFSDSFPRSVILCVRQMDWLMTQLRTRYHLRGGVKALELLDGLRAALTDHDIDHVIDHGLHEFIDWVQSQLMAIFAEIQDSFCVTRQPSQSQSQ; the protein is encoded by the coding sequence ATGACAGAATTGCTCGCCCGCAACGCCGACTGCATCGTCTGGCTGGCCCGCTATATGGAGCGGGCCGAGAATCTGGCCCGCATTCTGGGCGTGGCCGAGACCTTCGCCCGCGACCGGGCCGGGCGCAACTGGCTGGCGGTGGTGCAGATCAACGCCGACGAGGAACGCTTTTTCGCCCGCCATCGGGTGGCCGACGCCCGCACGGTGCCGCACTTCTATATTCTCGACCCCGACAATCCCAACTCCATCTTGTCCTCCATCAAGGCGGCGCGCGAGAATGCGCGGACGCTGCGCCCCATGATCTCCATCGAGATGTGGCGCCAGATCAATCGCATGAACACCTGGATGGGCGGATTGTCGGACAATGCGGTGGCGCCCGCCAATCTCGCCGCCCTGTGCGAGGAGATCAAGGAAGCCTGCCAGCTGCATGTGGGCATTACCGAGGGCACCTTCTATCGCGACCAGGCCCACTACTTCTATCACCTGGGCAAGTCCATCGAGCGCGCCGACCAGACCACCCGCCTGCTGGACATCAAGTACCACACCCTGCTGCCCCGGCCCGAGGATGTGGGTTCGGCCCTCGATATCAGCCACTGGAACGCCCTGCTGAAGGCGGTCGCCGGTTATCAGGCCTCGCGCCGGGTGCTGGCGGGCAAGATCACGCCGCGCTCGGTGGCAGCCTTCCTGCTGTTCTCGGATTCCTTCCCGCGCTCGGTCATTCTTTGCGTGCGCCAGATGGACTGGCTGATGACCCAGCTTCGCACCCGCTATCACCTGCGCGGTGGGGTCAAGGCTCTGGAACTGCTGGATGGATTGCGCGCGGCGCTGACCGATCACGATATCGATCACGTCATCGACCACGGCCTGCACGAGTTCATCGACTGGGTGCAGTCCCAGTTGATGGCCATCTTCGCCGAGATTCAGGACAGCTTCTGCGTGACGCGCCAGCCCAGTCAGAGTCAGTCCCAGTAG
- a CDS encoding circularly permuted type 2 ATP-grasp protein, with product MTRPRISLPGPGLLSGYDPTEFFCEALSPRDDGAAQLAAIAARLNALDPDDLRRRAARAEKELFDLGITFTVYSDKDAIDRILPFDVLPRVITPGEWTRLEAGIIQRVTAINLFLADLYGDQKILADKIVPADLVLGNANFHSFMRGLKVPCGTYSHVCGIDLIRDQEGLFRVLEDNARTPSGVSYVVENRNLMLQCFPDLMEETRVRAVDDYGLMLRRALEEIAPAGVDEPSVVLLSPGIYNSAFFEHVFLAREMGVPLVEGRDLVVENDRVYMLTTAGKAPVHSIYRRIDDFFLDPKVFRPDSMLGVPGLMDAYRKGNVSLANAPGTGVADDKAVYAYMPRIIKYYLGEDAILPNVETFICREAEGLKYTLDNLEHLVVKPVGESGGYGMILGPKATKAEIDEFRAKLKADPANYISQPMIGLSVSPTLTEKGTQPRHVDFRPFAVTGASTKVLAGGLTRVAMKEGSLVVNSSQGGGSKDTWVLAGEGQ from the coding sequence ATGACCCGGCCAAGAATTTCGCTGCCCGGCCCAGGGCTGTTATCCGGCTACGATCCGACCGAGTTTTTCTGTGAGGCGCTGTCGCCCAGGGACGACGGCGCCGCCCAATTGGCCGCCATCGCCGCCCGCCTGAATGCGCTGGACCCCGATGATCTGCGCCGCCGCGCTGCAAGGGCCGAAAAGGAGCTGTTCGATCTCGGCATCACCTTCACCGTCTATTCGGACAAGGACGCCATCGACCGCATCCTGCCCTTCGACGTCCTGCCCCGCGTGATCACGCCGGGCGAGTGGACGCGGCTCGAGGCCGGCATCATCCAGCGGGTCACCGCCATCAACCTGTTCCTGGCCGACCTCTATGGCGACCAGAAGATTCTGGCCGACAAGATCGTCCCCGCCGATCTGGTTCTGGGCAACGCCAACTTCCATTCCTTCATGCGCGGGCTGAAAGTGCCCTGCGGCACCTATTCCCATGTGTGCGGCATCGACCTGATCCGCGACCAGGAAGGACTGTTCCGGGTTCTGGAAGACAATGCCCGCACGCCGTCGGGCGTTTCCTACGTGGTCGAGAACCGCAACCTGATGCTGCAATGCTTCCCCGATCTGATGGAAGAGACCCGGGTCCGCGCCGTGGATGATTACGGCCTGATGCTGCGCCGCGCCCTGGAAGAGATCGCGCCCGCAGGCGTGGACGAACCTTCCGTGGTGCTGCTGTCGCCGGGCATCTACAACTCGGCCTTCTTCGAACACGTCTTCCTGGCCCGCGAGATGGGCGTGCCCCTGGTGGAGGGCCGCGATCTGGTCGTCGAGAACGACCGGGTCTATATGTTGACCACGGCTGGCAAGGCGCCGGTGCACAGCATCTATCGCCGCATCGACGACTTCTTCCTGGACCCCAAGGTGTTCCGCCCCGATTCCATGCTGGGCGTGCCGGGGCTGATGGACGCCTACCGCAAGGGTAATGTGTCGCTGGCCAACGCGCCGGGCACCGGCGTGGCCGACGACAAGGCGGTCTATGCCTATATGCCGCGCATCATCAAATACTATCTGGGCGAGGACGCCATCCTGCCCAATGTGGAGACCTTCATCTGCCGCGAGGCGGAAGGACTGAAATACACGCTCGACAATCTGGAGCATCTGGTGGTCAAGCCGGTGGGTGAATCGGGCGGCTATGGCATGATCCTGGGACCCAAGGCGACCAAGGCCGAGATCGACGAGTTCCGCGCCAAGCTGAAGGCCGATCCGGCCAATTACATCAGCCAGCCCATGATCGGCCTGTCGGTCAGCCCGACACTGACGGAAAAGGGCACCCAACCCCGCCATGTGGACTTCCGCCCCTTCGCGGTGACCGGAGCCTCCACCAAGGTTCTGGCTGGCGGCCTCACCCGCGTGGCCATGAAGGAGGGATCTCTGGTGGTGAACTCATCCCAGGGTGGCGGCTCGAAAGATACCTGGGTTTTGGCGGGAGAAGGACAATGA